GAATACCTAAAACATGAACATTTCTTAgtgaaatgtttcaaaaattaaggtaattctaaaaaaaccccttcacaAATCAAACCAAATGCCCGCTTTGTATATCCTGGCAAAAAGCataatctgttttttaattccttctaaTCACAGATTGCtactttctggttttgaagaTCATATTTTATTTAGGCTATTTTTGCTAGGGGAGAACTGGTACAGAATGTGTACAAAAGAAATGTTGACAAAATGTAGAACAAAAAGACTGGGgattaaggaaagaaatgggTGGCATAAAAAAGAGGAGGCATTCAGATACATGAGATGTCAGTTTCTGCATCAGCCTGGGACCTAAAAAATGTGATACTTATTTTTCTGGCAATGTAATTGGATTACACAGGAGAGAGAGCATATGTCTCAGCAGACACAGCAAAAAGTGTTAGCTAAGGTATCTTCCTTACTTGCATTGTTTCTAATCCCAGATTCTAATACATTCTGTATATGTGTTGTGAAATTTTGTTCCAACTTAAcagtctcttcttcctttcaccTTCTCTATATTTCTTTATGATCTGTCACAGAGCAAAGGCTCTAGTATGAGCACAATACGAAATGTGGTAGGTGAGGGAGAAATACTGGACTGCAAAATGGCTCTGCAGGACTACAGAGACTTTAATTCTGTGGTAAGTTGCAAATCACAATCTCACAAAAAACTGAGTAAGACACAGTGAGATTATATTGTTAAACAAGCACTTGATGATTTCTCCCTTGGTGTATTCTTTCATACTTGAAGTCTTCAATACCTCAATATCAACTTAGAAAGTAGTATTTAGAAAAAtttgtactgtattttttttttttaatatttagaatgcttattttaaaagtgactgTCTTCAATTTACATTTATTCTTAAATTGTATGATTGTTTTGCATTCTATTAGAATGATGCAACACCTGAATGCTGAAATATACTGAAAAAGCCCAAACATCTCCCTAATTGATTTTCTGCCATTCTGACAAACAAATGGATTGTGTCTGGTATACTATAATCTGACAAGCTTTATCAGGGAACATTATAAAACTTCAGTGTGTTAGCTCTTCTAATCATTATGGAAAGATGAACATTAAAACTTTCAATTTGCAAAAAGGTAAATTAAGTGATAAGTATATATAAATGGGTGTGTTTAAATTGCTTTAGAATCGAGAAGAAGCTAACTTTGAACAATTTTAAATAAGCTACTCAAATTTTTACCACTAGAAATAAGACAACATGCCTGCATCAAGACTCTTAAAGAAAAGCTTCAATATTTGTCTGAATTATCAATCTAAAAACACCCcatatatataagaaaaatattcctgcctTTATAACACCAAAAATTCTCTCTTTGGATGAACAACAGCAATAAAGTGAATCTGATGCAAAACTAGAAAACATACTACTAAAAAAGTAACCTTATAACATAGACACAATGAACGAGCTCAGCTTCTTTAAGTCATAGAACTATATCTAATATGGTGGTAAATAGCTTGGCTTGCTCTGTGCTCAATAtaattttcttgtcatttttcttgtaactcatttaggattttttttgatCTTTCACACCCATTTTCCTTACCATAGGTACCTGACGCTCCACCAGCTTATGACAAAATTGCTGCAGATCCATCACCACCACCTTATTCACCATGACAACATGAAATTTGAAAACTTAAACATACTGATTCCATTTTTTCATGCTCACTCTTTATTTCCTGTATACGCTTAACTTTCTTAAAGCTAAAAtcttacaaaagaaaacacatgttTGCACTAGCAGTGGCTGAAAAGTGTTCCCGCTTAATTTACAGAAGTGGTCATTGAAATGCCTTAATAAACTGAATGCGCTTTTGTTTTAAGCTTTTCACTTCTTGCAGTCAGATTAATTCATTATGGTCTGGTCATCTTGAATCCTTCATAGGTCTACACAGATGTATAATCACACACTATTCAGTATCAATCAGAGTAAAAAGTGATGGCACCTTTGTTTTCATCTTCCTCATTTCGTTTCCctttctttaagaaataataccccccaaaaccaaaacaaaacaacaaacaaaaataaacacaccaaaaaaaaccaccacagcaaaaaaacccaaaaaaaccctccaactATTCCTTAGAATGTAATGTAAAAGAATCTGTCACAAAATGAACCATTTGACTACATGACTCCTTACAGGCTGTTTTCCTCACCAGCAGTTTCAAAATTAACTTCCAAAAAGTGACTATGTTTTACAACACACTTTTACCTTACATCACTTGTTTATGTAACTATAATGAATTAATTCCTAATAAAACACAATCAGTCTAAGAAATCTAGGAGTTTCTGCTTGCAGTCTGTACTATTTCATACAGTGAATGGATACAATGACATCACCTTCCATTTCCTTGTGGCAGTCGTGAGAGACCAAAAGAACTTTGCAAATATGAAGATTTAcaagtaatttctttctaatatgaTGAAACTATGTaagaaaatgcatgaaaatcATGTTTCTTACAGATTACCAAAGACAACAGACTCCTAGATGTTAATTTTCCAAGCTCGCCAGAACACtagcagtaataaaaaaatgaagaatttttataTGCATTAATTGGCTACATACATTTGATAGTTATTGTTTACTCAGCCTTTTTGTTACTCCTTGCTTGCCAGATTACTACTTAAGATTATACGCAGATCAATACATTTATGCACAAGGCTCACAGCAGAAGGCAGCTAAAATGGTGCAACATTCACTAAAATCAAAAGTAGTTACAGAAGAGAACTGATCTCATAAAGCAATTATTAACTGCTATTAAAGAATTTAGTTCCTTGTCATCAAATACAAGcatcttaaaacaaaaagagtTTTCAACACAAGACACAGTTATTTACCTAACATAGGTATCAACATACATGGAGTTTAAGACAGTTTTTTGAAACGTttctttcataataaaaatgtttgaataGATTAATAAAATTGTTGGAAGTTAGTAAGTATCAGTAATTGCTGTGAAATGTTACAATCCATCcttatgtttttataaatttagttgatctgtttatttaaaaacttaGAGATGTATTTTAACCTAAAAAGCTGTCTTACCTGTGTCATTTCCAATATCTAccctgtcaggaaaaaaaaatctggaattgTTTAGCAACAGGAAGAAGGATACACAGGAGAACATAAAAAATGCCATCTTATAGCTAGTAAGCACTAGAGATGTAGAACACAATGGCTGACTAATTTTCTTGCAGGACTGGTAAAAGCTAAAGCTTGGGGCTGATACCTTTAGCAACTCAGtgctctgcatttctctgctctggggcagagTAAAGGCTCTTAAAAATCCCCTCAAAAGACTATGTAGTCCTACAGTGGAATAGAACTGAAATATGCAGACATATTTCCTCatgtctgagaaaaaaatcaattaaaaaaataatagagaatATTTGCTATGAAGAAGTGAAGTGCTTAGAGTTCAAAAAGTTTTACTTGATTACACACATTTTTAGTAATGTTAATTGCATAGAATTAAATATGTTACCAGATGTTGCGAAAGCTCATGAGGAAGTTAACACTGATGAAGtagaaatataaatttctttGTGGAACCATGTAAAACTCCTCAGCAGCCAGAACTGGAACAATTCAACTTTCAGCTGAATTTATAGATACTTGAAGGATAGATAAGTCCTCTTGGAAACCTATCCTTAGTTTTCAGA
This sequence is a window from Parus major isolate Abel chromosome Z, Parus_major1.1, whole genome shotgun sequence. Protein-coding genes within it:
- the MLANA gene encoding melanoma antigen recognized by T-cells 1 produces the protein MPRRYNHVDGNHFRGKGHNYFAAEEALGIGLFILVLAILLAFGCWYYKRRSGYRSLRSKGSSMSTIRNVVGEGEILDCKMALQDYRDFNSVVPDAPPAYDKIAADPSPPPYSP